One genomic region from Paracoccus pantotrophus encodes:
- a CDS encoding CreA family protein, whose amino-acid sequence MRTWIAALALMAAPVSAEVVGKVGVDWVGNDIIIEAIPDPQVQGVTCHLAYFDRSVIDRLSQGNWFEDPSNSAIECSRTGPVTIGDIRRGPKGEDVFSASRSLIFKSLRIKRIYDEENQVLVYLAHADQVKEGSAKMSISTVALEPGEALPAH is encoded by the coding sequence ATGAGGACATGGATTGCCGCCCTGGCGCTGATGGCTGCGCCCGTTTCGGCCGAGGTGGTGGGCAAGGTCGGCGTGGACTGGGTCGGCAACGACATCATCATCGAGGCCATCCCCGATCCTCAGGTGCAGGGCGTGACCTGCCACCTGGCCTATTTCGACCGCTCGGTGATCGACCGGCTGAGCCAGGGCAACTGGTTCGAGGATCCGTCGAACTCGGCCATCGAATGCAGCCGGACCGGCCCGGTCACGATCGGCGACATCCGCCGCGGGCCGAAGGGCGAGGACGTGTTCAGCGCCTCGCGCTCGCTGATCTTCAAGTCGCTGCGGATCAAGCGGATCTATGACGAGGAAAACCAGGTGCTGGTCTATCTTGCCCATGCCGACCAGGTGAAGGAAGGCTCGGCCAAGATGTCGATCTCGACCGTGGCGCTGGAGCCGGGCGAGGCATTGCCGGCCCATTGA
- a CDS encoding ABC transporter ATP-binding protein codes for MSFLTLDHLQKSFGPTRVVHDFDLGVEKGEFVSFLGPSGCGKTTVLRMVAGFETPTAGRVVIDGRDVTRLRPNQRQIGMVFQSYALFPNLTVAENVGFGLRTAGVARAERAGRVAEMLALIGLPDLGGRYPWQLSGGQQQRVALARALAPRPRVLLLDEPLSALDAKIRVSLRNQIREIQQQLAITTIFVTHDQEEALSISDRIVVMHKGVADQTGTPAQIYNQPATDFVAGFVGTLNRFPAEVLDPARGLVRVEGAEIALDRSLPAGPITLAARPESLRIAPEGIPAEIAGVEFLGSVQRLRARVAGREVVLDRFNEPGSELPRPGARVCLAASQAGWLVLPG; via the coding sequence ATGAGCTTCCTGACCCTCGACCATCTGCAGAAATCCTTCGGACCGACCCGCGTCGTGCATGACTTCGACCTCGGCGTCGAAAAGGGCGAGTTCGTGTCCTTCCTCGGCCCCTCGGGCTGCGGCAAGACCACGGTGCTGCGCATGGTCGCGGGGTTCGAGACGCCAACGGCGGGCCGGGTGGTGATCGACGGGCGGGACGTGACGCGCCTGCGCCCGAACCAGCGCCAGATCGGCATGGTGTTCCAGTCCTATGCGCTGTTTCCGAACCTGACCGTGGCCGAGAACGTGGGCTTCGGCCTGCGCACCGCCGGCGTGGCGCGCGCCGAACGCGCCGGGCGCGTGGCCGAGATGCTGGCGCTGATCGGCCTGCCCGACCTGGGCGGTCGCTATCCCTGGCAGCTTTCGGGCGGCCAGCAGCAGCGGGTGGCGCTGGCCCGCGCGCTGGCGCCGCGCCCGCGCGTCCTGCTGCTGGACGAGCCCTTGTCGGCGCTGGACGCCAAGATCCGCGTATCCTTGCGCAACCAGATCCGCGAGATCCAGCAGCAATTGGCCATCACCACCATCTTCGTCACCCATGACCAGGAGGAGGCGCTGTCGATTTCCGACCGCATCGTGGTCATGCACAAGGGCGTGGCCGACCAGACCGGCACGCCGGCGCAGATCTACAACCAGCCCGCCACCGATTTCGTCGCCGGCTTCGTCGGCACGCTGAACCGCTTTCCGGCCGAGGTGCTGGACCCCGCCCGCGGCCTCGTCCGCGTCGAGGGGGCCGAGATCGCGCTGGACCGTTCCTTGCCCGCCGGCCCCATCACCCTGGCGGCGCGGCCCGAAAGCCTGCGCATCGCCCCCGAGGGCATCCCGGCCGAGATCGCCGGCGTCGAATTCCTGGGCTCGGTCCAGCGGCTGCGGGCACGGGTGGCGGGACGCGAGGTGGTGCTGGACCGATTCAACGAACCGGGGTCCGAACTGCCCCGGCCGGGCGCGCGGGTGTGCCTGGCGGCATCGCAGGCCGGATGGCTGGTTCTGCCGGGCTGA
- a CDS encoding 2-keto-4-pentenoate hydratase, translating into MKSLILGAIMLPFAGVAVAACPDVSLMQNAARGWIAGQRLPDPLVRTLEDGACAYATFRSVLEAELGAPVGVKVGFTSRQVQERFGVTEPVAGALFAPMLLPDGARLSLAGSREPFFEADLVVTVGSSAIMQARTREEVAAALKDVRPFIELPDLALQKDVVPTGPLMVAYGVTPWRGVLGRGIPISELRDPVADLAALTVNLKLDGKSIGTGSGEMLLGHPLDVVLWLVQQGRYELKPGSVISLGSLGALHPAQPGHRVEAEYRIGGRAMKVGLVLVP; encoded by the coding sequence ATGAAATCGTTGATTCTGGGCGCAATCATGCTGCCGTTCGCGGGCGTGGCCGTCGCAGCCTGCCCGGATGTCTCGTTGATGCAGAACGCCGCGCGCGGCTGGATCGCCGGCCAGCGCCTGCCCGACCCGCTGGTGCGCACGCTCGAGGACGGGGCCTGCGCCTATGCCACCTTCCGCAGCGTGCTGGAGGCGGAACTGGGCGCGCCGGTGGGGGTGAAGGTCGGCTTCACCTCGCGCCAGGTGCAGGAACGCTTCGGCGTGACCGAGCCGGTGGCCGGCGCGCTGTTCGCGCCGATGCTGCTGCCGGACGGGGCGCGGCTCAGCCTTGCGGGCAGCCGCGAGCCGTTCTTCGAGGCCGATCTGGTCGTGACCGTGGGCAGTTCCGCGATCATGCAGGCCCGCACCCGCGAAGAGGTGGCGGCGGCGCTGAAGGACGTGCGGCCTTTCATCGAACTGCCCGACCTGGCGCTGCAAAAGGACGTGGTGCCGACCGGACCCCTGATGGTGGCCTATGGCGTGACGCCCTGGCGCGGCGTGCTGGGCCGCGGCATCCCGATTTCCGAATTGCGCGATCCGGTCGCCGATCTGGCGGCGCTGACGGTGAACCTGAAGCTTGACGGCAAGAGCATCGGCACCGGCTCGGGCGAGATGCTGCTGGGCCATCCGCTCGACGTGGTGCTGTGGCTGGTCCAGCAGGGCCGTTACGAGCTGAAGCCGGGCTCGGTGATCTCGCTGGGCTCGCTGGGCGCGCTGCATCCGGCGCAGCCGGGCCACCGGGTCGAGGCCGAATACCGCATCGGCGGCAGGGCCATGAAGGTGGGCCTGGTGCTGGTGCCCTGA
- a CDS encoding STAS domain-containing protein produces MQLTLLPQPDGLTIRVDEKRLDATIATAFKDRVRGMIAGGGAQVTLDLGGVEFMDSSGLGAVIAIYKAMPAGRKLTLTRLTPNVERVFHLTRMDTVLTIRRTADIPAARPEGPER; encoded by the coding sequence ATGCAACTGACATTGCTGCCCCAGCCGGACGGGCTAACGATTCGCGTCGATGAAAAACGCCTCGACGCCACCATTGCCACCGCCTTCAAGGACCGGGTGCGCGGCATGATCGCCGGCGGCGGCGCGCAGGTGACGCTGGACCTGGGCGGGGTCGAATTCATGGACAGTTCCGGACTTGGCGCGGTGATCGCCATCTACAAGGCCATGCCCGCGGGGCGAAAGCTGACGCTGACCAGGCTGACGCCGAATGTCGAGCGGGTGTTTCACCTGACGCGGATGGACACGGTGCTGACCATCCGCAGGACCGCAGACATTCCCGCCGCGCGCCCCGAAGGCCCCGAAAGATGA
- the hspQ gene encoding heat shock protein HspQ, whose protein sequence is MRIPSKSAKYNLGQVVRHREHPFRGVVFDVDPEFSNTEEWYESIPEDSRPSRNQPFYHLYAETEATYYVAYVSEQNLVPDHSGEPLEHPEVTEMFGEFQDGRYPLQFGLN, encoded by the coding sequence ATGCGGATTCCGTCCAAGAGCGCGAAATACAATCTGGGCCAGGTGGTGCGCCATCGCGAACATCCGTTCCGCGGCGTGGTGTTCGACGTGGACCCGGAATTTTCCAATACCGAGGAATGGTACGAATCCATCCCCGAGGATTCGCGGCCGTCGCGCAACCAGCCCTTTTATCACCTCTATGCCGAAACCGAGGCGACCTATTACGTTGCCTATGTCTCCGAGCAGAACCTGGTCCCGGATCATTCGGGCGAGCCTCTGGAACATCCCGAGGTGACGGAGATGTTCGGCGAGTTTCAGGACGGCCGCTATCCGCTGCAATTCGGGCTGAACTGA
- a CDS encoding ABC transporter permease has protein sequence MRQIGWNWLGVLPFFAFALLFLVLPTMNIVIGAFQNPQGEFTLANLAGLASPRIVSSFAISIKISLASALLGCLIGFAMAAAVVMGGVPRWIKGPLMTFSGVASNFAGVPLAFAFIATLGRVGLVTMLLRQWFGINIYAMGFNLLSFWGLTLTYLFFQIPLMILIITPALEGLRREWREAAEVLGASTGQYWRMVALPILFPSLLGTFALLFANSFGAVATAYALTGSSLSIVPIMLFAQIRGDVLQDPHLGYAMAFGMIVVTGLANLAYVVMRTRAERWMR, from the coding sequence ATGAGACAGATCGGCTGGAACTGGCTGGGCGTCCTGCCCTTTTTCGCCTTTGCGCTGCTGTTTCTGGTGCTGCCGACGATGAACATCGTCATCGGCGCCTTTCAGAACCCGCAGGGCGAGTTCACGCTGGCCAACCTGGCTGGGCTCGCCTCGCCGCGGATCGTGTCGAGCTTTGCCATCTCGATCAAGATCTCGCTGGCCTCGGCGCTTTTGGGCTGCCTGATCGGCTTTGCCATGGCAGCGGCGGTGGTCATGGGCGGCGTGCCGCGCTGGATCAAGGGGCCGCTGATGACCTTTTCCGGCGTCGCCTCGAACTTCGCCGGCGTGCCGCTGGCCTTTGCCTTCATCGCCACGCTGGGGCGGGTGGGGCTGGTCACGATGCTGCTGCGGCAATGGTTCGGCATCAACATCTATGCCATGGGCTTCAACCTGCTCAGCTTCTGGGGCCTGACGCTGACCTACCTTTTCTTCCAGATCCCGTTGATGATCCTGATCATCACCCCGGCGCTGGAGGGCTTGAGGCGCGAATGGCGCGAGGCGGCCGAGGTGCTGGGCGCCTCGACCGGGCAATATTGGCGCATGGTGGCGCTGCCGATCCTGTTCCCCTCGCTTCTGGGCACTTTCGCGCTGCTGTTCGCCAACAGTTTCGGGGCGGTGGCGACGGCCTATGCGCTGACCGGCTCGTCGCTGTCCATCGTGCCGATCATGCTGTTCGCGCAGATCCGCGGCGACGTGCTGCAAGACCCGCATCTGGGCTATGCCATGGCCTTCGGCATGATCGTCGTCACCGGGCTTGCGAACCTGGCCTATGTCGTGATGCGCACCCGCGCCGAAAGGTGGATGCGATGA
- a CDS encoding WecB/TagA/CpsF family glycosyltransferase, translated as MHFSFPDGNAVRVNCRDSSALLAEVRRRLAEGRGFAIATINVDHLQRLGEDIRFRRAYGAHDLVCADGNPIVWLSRIAGRPVALAPGSDLVLPLAAEAARAGLPVALIGSSDESLALAARSMQAAVPGLRVALTHAPGFPFDPMGEEAAGIIARIRASGARLCFLALGAPRQEIFAIRARDALGDVGFASIGAGLDFLSGHQRRAPRWVRRIKLEWLWRMLSNPRRLFLRYARGFAILPGHLRRALAMRGKNRK; from the coding sequence ATGCATTTCAGCTTTCCCGACGGCAATGCCGTCCGCGTCAATTGCCGGGATTCTTCCGCACTGCTGGCCGAGGTGCGGCGGCGGCTGGCCGAGGGGCGCGGCTTCGCCATCGCCACGATCAACGTCGATCACCTGCAAAGGCTGGGCGAGGACATCCGCTTTCGCCGCGCCTATGGCGCGCATGATCTGGTCTGCGCCGACGGCAACCCCATCGTCTGGCTGTCGCGCATCGCCGGGCGGCCGGTGGCGCTGGCGCCCGGCTCGGACCTGGTGCTGCCCTTGGCCGCCGAGGCGGCGCGGGCCGGCCTGCCGGTGGCGCTGATCGGCAGCAGCGACGAATCGCTGGCGCTGGCCGCGCGCAGCATGCAGGCGGCGGTGCCGGGGCTGCGCGTGGCGCTGACCCATGCGCCGGGCTTTCCCTTCGACCCGATGGGCGAGGAAGCGGCCGGGATCATCGCCCGCATCCGCGCCTCGGGCGCGCGGCTGTGCTTCCTGGCGCTCGGCGCCCCGCGGCAAGAGATATTCGCCATCCGCGCCCGCGACGCGCTTGGCGATGTGGGCTTCGCCTCGATCGGGGCCGGGCTCGACTTCCTGTCGGGCCACCAGCGCCGAGCGCCGCGATGGGTGCGCCGGATCAAGCTGGAATGGCTGTGGCGGATGCTGTCCAATCCGCGCCGGCTGTTCCTGCGCTATGCCAGGGGCTTCGCCATCCTGCCCGGCCACCTGCGCCGGGCGCTGGCCATGCGCGGCAAAAACCGGAAATAG
- a CDS encoding ABC transporter substrate-binding protein: protein MTIQSTAAGLAALSLLAGSGAAMAQDLAALEEAAKAEGMLTTIALPHDWCNYGGVIEGFKAKYPEIRVNELNPDAGSADELEAIRANKDNKGPQAPDVIDVGLSFGPQAKAEGLIQPYKVATWDTIPDDAKDAEGYWYGDYYGVMAFGVNSDLIDEVPKSWKDLAKPEYANAFALAGDPRASAQAIISVMAAGIANGGEPGEASGQKGMELMAEVHKAGNFVPVIGKSATIAQGATPIVTAWDYNLLSWRDSLNGNPPVEVIIPEDGVVAGVYVQAISAYAPHPNAAKLWMEYLYSDEGQLGWLKGYCHPIRFNDLVQNGKVPQELLDALPPAEAYEKAIFPTLEQQEANKKVVTEGWDSVVGAAVQE, encoded by the coding sequence ATGACCATTCAATCGACCGCGGCGGGACTGGCCGCGCTGAGCCTGTTGGCAGGTTCGGGGGCGGCCATGGCGCAGGATCTGGCGGCGCTGGAAGAGGCCGCCAAGGCCGAGGGCATGCTGACCACCATCGCGCTGCCGCATGACTGGTGCAACTATGGCGGCGTGATCGAGGGCTTCAAGGCGAAATACCCCGAGATCCGGGTCAACGAGCTGAACCCCGACGCGGGCTCGGCCGACGAGCTGGAGGCGATCCGCGCCAACAAGGACAACAAGGGGCCGCAGGCGCCCGACGTGATCGACGTGGGCCTGTCCTTCGGCCCGCAGGCCAAGGCCGAGGGGCTGATCCAGCCCTACAAGGTCGCCACCTGGGACACGATCCCGGACGATGCCAAGGATGCCGAGGGCTATTGGTATGGCGATTATTACGGCGTGATGGCCTTTGGCGTGAACAGCGACCTGATCGACGAGGTGCCGAAAAGCTGGAAGGATCTGGCCAAGCCGGAATACGCGAATGCCTTCGCGCTGGCGGGCGATCCGCGCGCCTCGGCCCAGGCGATCATCTCGGTCATGGCGGCGGGCATCGCCAATGGCGGCGAGCCGGGCGAGGCATCCGGCCAGAAGGGCATGGAACTGATGGCCGAGGTGCACAAGGCCGGCAATTTCGTGCCCGTCATCGGCAAGTCGGCGACCATCGCGCAGGGCGCGACGCCCATCGTCACCGCCTGGGACTACAACCTGCTGTCCTGGCGCGACAGCCTGAACGGCAACCCGCCGGTCGAGGTCATCATCCCCGAGGACGGCGTGGTCGCCGGCGTCTATGTCCAGGCGATCTCGGCCTATGCGCCGCATCCGAACGCGGCCAAGCTGTGGATGGAATACCTGTATTCGGACGAGGGCCAGCTGGGCTGGCTGAAAGGTTATTGCCACCCGATCCGCTTCAACGACCTGGTCCAGAACGGCAAGGTGCCGCAGGAGCTGCTGGACGCGCTGCCCCCGGCCGAAGCCTATGAGAAAGCGATCTTCCCGACGCTGGAGCAACAGGAGGCCAACAAGAAGGTCGTGACCGAGGGCTGGGACAGCGTCGTCGGCGCGGCGGTTCAGGAATAA
- the mutS gene encoding DNA mismatch repair protein MutS, translated as MSDQPTPMMAQYLAIREANPGALLFYRMGDFYEMFFEDAVAAAAALDIALTKRGTHLGEPIPMCGVPVHAAESYLLTLIRKGFRVAIAEQMEDPAEARKRGSKSVVARDVVRLVTPGTLTEESLLEARRHNFLASFATVREDSALAWVDISTGAFRVVPCPPARLAPELARHAPRELLAAEGSNLDEIAAEAGAALTELPAGSFDSSAATRRLCALFQVETLDGFGSFSRAELAAMGAIADYLELTQKGRMPLIRPPVREAPGGAMQIDAATRRNLELTQALSGGREGSLLAAIDRTVTAGGARLLERRISAPSRDLDEIHARQAAVAYLVDDPRLTADLREALSRAPDMDRALSRLALERGGPRDLAAIRAGLTQGAAIAAMLGCDEITVLAEAARDLTGHDALIDLLDDALVAEPPLLARDGGFVAPGHDEDLDETRRLRDEGRGVIARMQADYIAETGVQSLKIKHNNVLGYFIETTSTHAERMLAPPLNERFIHRQTTANQIRFTTVELSELETRILNARDRALEIEREIFARLARAVLDRAGPIGQAARALAEIDLTAALADLASGEGWVRPEVDASRAFVIEGGRHPVVERALKRKGEAFVANDCALTEGETPAIWLLTGPNMAGKSTFLRQNALIAILAQAGGFVPARRAHIGLVSQLFSRVGAADDLARGRSTFMVEMVETAAILNQADDHALVILDEIGRGTATWDGLSIAWAVMEHLHATNRCRALFATHYHEMTSLSARLPGLENATVAVREWEGEVIFLHEVRKGAADRSYGVQVARLAGLPPAVVERARDILHQLESGERQGTGKPAALLDDLPLFRAAPAPAPAAKARPSAVEERLRSLNPDTISAREALDLIYELHGMLEGEA; from the coding sequence ATGAGCGATCAACCCACCCCGATGATGGCGCAGTATCTTGCGATCCGCGAGGCCAATCCCGGCGCGCTGCTGTTCTATCGCATGGGCGATTTCTACGAGATGTTCTTCGAGGACGCGGTGGCCGCCGCCGCGGCGCTGGACATCGCGCTGACCAAGCGCGGCACGCATCTGGGCGAACCGATCCCGATGTGCGGCGTGCCGGTCCATGCGGCTGAGTCCTACCTGCTGACGCTGATCCGCAAGGGTTTCCGCGTCGCCATCGCCGAGCAGATGGAAGATCCGGCCGAGGCCAGGAAGCGCGGCTCGAAATCGGTCGTGGCCCGCGACGTGGTGCGGCTGGTGACGCCCGGCACGCTGACCGAGGAATCGCTCTTGGAGGCGCGGCGGCACAATTTCCTGGCGAGCTTCGCCACCGTGCGCGAGGATTCGGCGCTGGCCTGGGTGGACATCTCGACCGGCGCCTTCCGCGTCGTGCCATGTCCGCCGGCACGGCTGGCCCCCGAACTCGCCCGCCACGCCCCGCGCGAATTGCTGGCCGCCGAGGGCTCGAACCTCGACGAGATCGCCGCCGAGGCCGGTGCGGCGCTGACCGAACTGCCCGCCGGCAGCTTCGACAGCAGCGCCGCCACGCGCCGGCTTTGCGCGCTGTTCCAAGTCGAGACGCTGGACGGGTTCGGCAGCTTCTCCCGCGCGGAACTGGCCGCCATGGGCGCCATCGCCGATTACCTGGAGCTGACGCAAAAGGGCCGGATGCCGCTGATCCGCCCGCCGGTGCGCGAGGCGCCTGGCGGCGCCATGCAGATCGACGCCGCCACCCGGCGCAACCTGGAACTGACGCAGGCGCTGTCGGGCGGGCGCGAGGGCTCGCTGCTGGCCGCCATCGACCGCACGGTAACGGCGGGCGGCGCGCGCCTGCTGGAGCGCCGCATCAGCGCGCCGTCGCGCGACCTGGACGAAATCCACGCCCGCCAGGCCGCCGTCGCATATCTGGTGGACGACCCGCGCCTGACCGCCGACCTGCGCGAGGCGCTGTCGCGCGCGCCCGACATGGACCGCGCCCTGTCGCGGCTGGCGCTGGAGCGCGGCGGGCCGCGCGACCTAGCCGCGATCCGCGCCGGGCTGACACAGGGCGCGGCCATCGCCGCCATGCTGGGCTGCGACGAAATCACCGTGCTGGCCGAGGCGGCGCGCGACCTGACCGGCCATGACGCCCTGATCGACCTGCTCGACGACGCACTGGTGGCCGAGCCCCCCTTGCTGGCCCGCGACGGCGGCTTCGTCGCGCCGGGCCATGACGAGGATCTGGACGAGACCCGCCGGTTGCGCGACGAAGGCCGCGGCGTCATCGCCCGGATGCAGGCCGATTACATCGCCGAGACCGGCGTCCAGAGCCTCAAGATCAAGCATAACAACGTGCTGGGCTACTTTATCGAGACCACTTCGACCCATGCCGAGCGGATGCTGGCCCCGCCGCTGAACGAGCGTTTCATCCACCGCCAGACCACGGCGAACCAGATCCGCTTCACCACGGTCGAACTGTCCGAGCTGGAAACCCGCATCCTCAACGCCCGCGACCGGGCGCTGGAGATCGAGCGCGAGATCTTCGCCCGCCTGGCCCGCGCCGTCCTGGACCGGGCCGGCCCCATCGGGCAGGCAGCCCGCGCGCTGGCCGAGATCGACCTGACCGCCGCTTTGGCCGATCTCGCCTCGGGCGAGGGCTGGGTGCGCCCCGAGGTCGATGCCAGCCGCGCCTTCGTGATCGAGGGCGGCCGGCATCCGGTGGTGGAACGCGCGCTCAAGCGCAAGGGCGAGGCTTTCGTCGCCAACGACTGCGCCCTGACCGAGGGTGAGACCCCGGCGATCTGGCTGTTGACCGGCCCGAACATGGCCGGCAAGTCAACCTTCCTGCGCCAGAACGCGCTGATCGCCATCCTGGCGCAGGCGGGTGGCTTCGTGCCCGCCCGCCGTGCCCATATCGGCCTGGTCAGCCAGCTCTTCAGCCGGGTCGGCGCGGCGGACGACCTGGCGCGCGGCCGCTCGACCTTCATGGTCGAGATGGTCGAAACGGCGGCGATCCTGAACCAGGCCGACGATCATGCGCTGGTGATCCTGGACGAGATCGGGCGCGGCACCGCGACCTGGGACGGGCTTTCGATCGCCTGGGCGGTGATGGAGCACCTGCATGCCACGAACCGCTGCCGGGCGCTGTTTGCCACCCATTACCACGAGATGACCAGCCTCTCGGCCCGCCTGCCCGGCTTGGAGAACGCCACCGTCGCGGTGCGCGAATGGGAAGGCGAGGTGATCTTCCTGCACGAGGTCAGGAAGGGCGCCGCCGACCGCTCCTATGGCGTGCAGGTGGCGCGGCTGGCGGGGCTGCCGCCCGCGGTGGTGGAACGCGCCCGCGACATCCTGCACCAGTTGGAAAGCGGCGAGCGGCAGGGAACGGGCAAGCCCGCCGCGCTGCTCGACGACCTGCCACTGTTCCGCGCCGCCCCGGCGCCCGCGCCGGCGGCCAAGGCCAGGCCCTCGGCGGTGGAGGAGCGCCTGCGCAGCCTCAATCCCGACACGATCAGCGCCCGCGAGGCGCTGGACCTGATCTATGAACTGCACGGGATGCTGGAAGGCGAGGCCTAG
- a CDS encoding ABC transporter permease, translating to MKRVWSWAALVVGGLYFLLPLIGTIEFSLRMRRGEYSLDAYRSVLSDPNFRATFSYSVAMALLTILLGVLIVVPTAYWVRLRLPRLRPVIEFITLLPLVIPAIVVVFGYIRLYNTSSILPLTGTASGTNLLLLCGYATLALPYMYRAVDTGLSTLDVRSLTEAAQSLGAGWVRIIGRLILPNVLGAVMSGAFLSFAIVIGEFTMAALLNRPAFGPYMQLLGANRAYEPAALAVIAFAVTWGCMGVMQLISRLFGTRIQPT from the coding sequence ATGAAACGGGTCTGGTCCTGGGCGGCGCTGGTGGTCGGCGGGCTGTATTTCCTGCTGCCGCTGATCGGCACCATCGAGTTCTCGCTGCGGATGCGGCGCGGGGAATATTCGCTGGACGCCTATCGCTCGGTGCTGTCGGACCCGAATTTCCGCGCCACCTTCAGCTATTCGGTGGCCATGGCGCTGCTGACCATCCTGCTGGGGGTGCTGATCGTGGTGCCGACCGCCTATTGGGTGCGGCTGCGCCTGCCGCGCCTGCGCCCGGTGATCGAGTTCATCACCCTGCTGCCGCTGGTCATCCCGGCCATCGTCGTGGTCTTCGGCTATATCCGGCTTTACAACACCAGCTCGATCCTGCCGCTGACCGGCACGGCGTCGGGCACCAACCTGCTGCTGCTCTGCGGCTATGCCACGCTGGCGCTGCCCTATATGTATCGCGCCGTCGATACCGGGCTGTCCACGCTGGACGTGCGCTCGCTGACCGAGGCCGCGCAATCGCTGGGCGCCGGCTGGGTGCGGATCATCGGCCGGCTGATCCTGCCCAACGTGCTGGGCGCGGTGATGTCGGGCGCCTTTTTGTCCTTCGCCATCGTCATCGGCGAATTCACCATGGCGGCGCTGCTGAACCGCCCGGCCTTCGGCCCCTACATGCAGCTTTTGGGCGCCAACCGCGCCTATGAGCCGGCGGCGCTGGCGGTGATCGCCTTTGCCGTGACCTGGGGTTGCATGGGGGTGATGCAGCTGATCTCCCGCCTGTTCGGCACACGGATTCAACCGACATGA